The Flavobacterium commune genome contains the following window.
TTAAAACTACCGATTTTGAAAGAATTACTGCCAGAATGAATGGTTCTTATAAATATCTTGATGGAAAATTAGTTATTGGCGAAAATTTCAGCTTCAATCGTACTAATGAAGTTACTGATCCGGGTGTTTTAGATCCAGCGCTGCGTGCATTACCTATAATTCCGGTGCGTACTGTTGATGGAAAAGGCTGGGGTGGTCCAGTAGGCGGAATGAACGACAGACAAAATCCGGTTCGTCTTTTAGAATACAATAAAGACAATAAATACGATTATTTACGTCTTTTCGGAAACATGTATGCCGATTTAGAATTAGTTAAAAATTTACACATCAAAACTAGTTTTGGTATTGATTATGGTTTTTTCAAAAAGCGTAGTTTACAAAGAAGTTATCAATCAGGTTATTTGCAAAATGACCAAACTTCAGTGAGTATTGATCAATCCGTTAGTGATAAATGGACTTGGACCAATACCGCTATTTATAGTTTAAATTTTGGAAAAAGCAATTTGAATTTGATGGCAGGAACTGAGATGTATAAAGAAGTTTTTGACAATGTAGGTTTGCGTAAAAATGACTTTTTAATTGAAACTCCTGACTATATGTATCCCGATGCCGGAACAGGAGAATCTTTTACCAGCGGAACTTCAACATCCTATTCACTATTGTCTTATTTTGGAAAAGCAGATTATGAGTTCGATAACCGTTATTTGCTTTCGGCTACAATTCGTAGAGATGGTTCTTCTCGTTTTGGAAAGAATAATCAATTTGGAGTATTTCCGGCAGTTTCTGCAGGTTGGAGAATAAGTAATGAAAATTTTATAAAAGACAATGCTCCCGTTATTTCTGATTTAAAATTAAGAGCAGGATGGGGACAAACTGGTAATCAGGAAATTAGTAATACAGCTGTTTACTCTCTTTATTTAGCCAGTTATGCTGGTGGGAATCCTACATGGAATACTTCTTTTGGAACAGCTTATGATATTGCCGGAAACGGAAATGGTTTACTGCCATCAGGTTTTATTGCAACGCAATCCGGGAATGATGACTTAAAATGGGAAACAACTACTCAAACTAACATTGGTTTGGATTTTGGATTATTCGACCAAAAATTAAGTGGTTCGGTTGATTACTACATCAAAAAAACAGAAGATATTTTGGTTTTGCCACCTTATTTAGGAGTAATTGGCGAAGGAGGAAATCGTTGGGTAAATGGGGCATCGATGGAAAATGAAGGATGGGAAGTTTCTTTAGGATACCATGATGAGACTTCATTTGGATTGAAATATGATATTTCAGCTAATATTTCGGGCAATAAAAATAAAATCACACAATTACCGGATGAAGTAAAAAACAATTATGGAGGCGATGGTCTAGAAGACAACATTTTGGGTCGTCCTATAAATTCTATGTATGGTTATGTTGCTGATGGTTTGTTTAAAAGTCAGGACGAAGTTGATCTTTGGGCTGATCAGGATGGGAAAGGACTTGGACGTATTCGTTACAAAGATTTAAACGGAGACGGAGTGATTACAGACAAGGATCGTACATGGATAGGAAATCCAAATCCAGGTTTGATTTATGGATTTAATTTAGGACTAGGATATAAAAATTTCGATTTTTCAACTTTTTGGGAAGGAACAGCAAATGTTGATGTAATTAATAATACCAAATATCAAACTGATTTTTGGAGTGTTGATGATGTAGGGTCAAACAAAGGAACACGTTTGTTAAATGCCTGGTCTTTAGATAATCCAAATTCTACTATTCCGGCATTAACAACAGTGGATAGAAATGCCGAATCGAGATTCTCCACTTATTTTGTTGAGAACGGAAGCTATCTTAAACTTCGCGTTTTACAACTTGGATATAGTTTTCCAAAAGATTTATTGGAAAAATTAAGTTTAGAAACTTTTAGATTTTACATCAGCGGACAAAATTTATTAATCCTTGATGCTAAAAACTTTACAGGTGTAGATCCTGAAAATGCAGGATTTGGATATCCGCAGCCTACCACTTTTACAGCGGGTCTTAATTTTACATTTTAATACAAAAGATTAAATCGAAAAACATGAAAAAGATAGTATATATAATTGGGTTTTTAGTGCTGGGAGTTTTTGCTTCCTGCTCGGATTTTCTGGAAAATAACCCTCGTGGTGTATTGTCAGAAGAAGATATTGTTACTCCTCAATCTATAGAAGGTTTTATGAATGCGGCTTATGCTCAATTAGGAAATGATCATTATGATTCGCCTTATAGTTTGTGGCCTTTTGGAAATGTTCGTTCTGACGATGCCTATAAAGGAGGTAGTGGAACTAATGATATTCAGAATTTTCACTTTTTTGAAGTTTCTAATAATATCAGACCTGATTTTGGCGAATTAGATAATTTCTGGTACATCAGTTATGTGGGGGTTTCAAGAGCCAATAAAGCATTGAAAGCCTTAGAACAAATTTCGGAAGCAGATTATCCATTGAAAAAAACACGTATGGCTGAGATGCGTTTTTTAAGAGGGCATTTTTACTTTATGTTAAAAATTATGTTCCGAAGTGTGCCTTACATTACAGAAGATATTCCTGTTGAAGATTACAAAACCATTTCGAACAAACAATTTTCAAATGAGGAACTTTGGAATAAAATAGCCGAAGATTTTGAGGCTGCAGCCAATGATTTACCGGAAACACAGCCACAAGCGGGACGTGCTACACAAAAAGCGGCTTATGCTTATTTAGCAAAAACACGTTTGTATCAAGCCTATACACAAGATGAAACTTATACAGTTACAGGAACAAATACGCAACATTTACAAGAAGTAATTGCAGCTACAGATAAAGTAATAGGAAAAGCGAGTTTAGAGCCAGATTTTGCGAATAACTTTTTACCGGGGACTTATGAAAACGGAGCAGAATCCATTTTTTCTATTCAGTTTTCAGATAATGATGGCACTTTGTATGGAAGATTAAATTTCTCCGATGTTCTTTCAACTCCTCAAGGTTTAGGTTGTTGTGATTTTCATAAACCAAGTCAAAACTTAGTGAATGCTTTTAAAACCGGAGCTAATGGTTTACCTGAATTTGACACTTACAACGATACCGATTTTGATTATAAAAATATAGATGCAAATACTGTTGATCCTAGATTGTATCATACTGTTGCAATGCCTGGTTTGCCTTATAAATATGATCCGGAATTTTTATATGTTGAAGCATGGGTACGTTCTCCGGGAACTTATGGATACTATGCTTCGTTAAAAGAAAATGTAGCGCCAAATTGTAGTTGTGTAGTCAATATTGATCCTTTTTATGGTAATTCAAAAAACAGAATCCAAATTCGTTATGCCGATGTGATTTTGATGCGCGCTGAAGCCTTGATTGAGTTAGGAAGACAATCAGAAGCTTTACCATTAATCAATGAAATTAGAGAAAGAGCTGCGCAAAGCACAGGAAGACTTCCGTATGTGAATAACTTTAAAATCAATACTTATGTGGACGGAACGAATTGTAACTGGACACAGGAATTTGCTCGAAAAGCTTTGCGTTGGGAACGTCGTTTAGAATTAGCAATGGAAGGAAGCCGCTTTTTCGACTTGGTTCGTTGGGGTGTTACTGATGAGGTAATGAATGCGTTTTATGCTGAAGAAAAAACAAAAAGAGCGTATTATCAAGATGCTTTCTTTGACGCCAATAAGGAAGAATATTGTCCAATTCCGTTGAAGCAAATTAATTTCAGTCAAGGATTGTACAAACAAAATCTGGATTATTAATCTATTTACGAAAACGAATATGAAAAATTTTATATATAAGTCTTGGACAAAATGGTCTTTGATACTGGCATTGATTTTTATGGTTTCTGCCTGCGAAGACAGTTTCGATACTAATGGTCTTGATGTCGATTCGCCTTCTAATGTGACTTCCTTTGAGATAAACGGAGTTGCTGGAACTATTGATCAAAAAACAGCAACAATTGCAGTAACCTTGCCTTATGGCACCGATATTACAGCGGTAAATCCTGAAATTATTTTAGAGGAAGGAGCAACATCAAATTTGATTTTAAACTCCCCTATTAATTTTACAAACGCAGTAAAATTTAGAGTTATAAATGGTAATTTATACAAAGATTATACTGTAAATGTTACGGTTTTAAGTCCAATAAAGAGTTTTAAAATCAATAATGTAGCGGCAACAATCAATGATGTTAGCAAAACCATTACGCTGGTATTACCTGAGGATACTAATCTTACAGCATTGCAACCTGTAATAGAATTGACTCAGGGAGTTTCTATTTCGCCAGCATCAGGAACTACCATTAATTTTACTAATGCTGTAACTTTTGTAATTACTGCAAATGGAAAAACGGTAAATTATACTGCTAATGTGGGAGTTCCTGTTAGTGGTTTGACTGTAGCCTTTTTAGGAACTGCTGCAACAAGAGCAGAAATTACTAATATGGACGAAATTACAGCTGCAAACTGGCTGTTTGCTAATTTCACAGGAGCCAAATACATCTCTTTTGACAGTGTTTTAAATGGTGCCGATTTAAGTAATGTGGATGTAATTTGGTGGCATTTTGATTCTGCTACAAATTTACCTGCTGTGGCCTATAATCCGGCAGTGACTACAGCTCTTAAAAACTTTAGAACTAATGGAGGAAACTTATTGCTGACTTCTTTTGCTTCACAATATGTAGATGCTTTAGGAATTGTTCCTTCCGGGAAAGGACCAAATAATGTTTTTGGAGACTTTTTGCCAGCAGGATGGGTTGATGGAAATTCATGGGGAATGTCTTTTAGAAGTCATGAATCACATCCTATTTTTAATGGTCTTACCACTTATGAAACAGGAAAAGCCTACTTACTTCAAAGTGGAACTTATAGATTAAACCATACTGCCTGGTGGTTTGTACCGGAATGGGGCGGATATGTAAATGGAGCTGGATGGAGAGATCAAACAGGTGGTACAAACTTAGCCAGTGAAGGTTGGGATGATAATTTAGACGGTCGTGTAACTATTGCAGAATGGCCAAATAACAATGCTAATAAAAATGTAATAGTAATCTCGATGGGAGCTTATGATTGGTACAATGAAACCAATGGTAGCGGAGTTCCTAGCCAAGCCAATGAATTCATAGGTAATATCAAACTTTTGACTCAAAACAGCATCAATTATTTAGCGGGCAATTAACCTCATTAAAATCAACAAAATGAACTATAGAAATATAATTACAATAGCTTCCATTTTCTTTTCGTTATTGTCTTGTAATCAGGATGATACTTATATTGGAGGCTCTATTTCGGGTGGAGAATCAGAAATAGCCAATATTTTTCCAGTACCGCCATCACTATGGATTGGAGGAGGAAGTGAACCGTATTACAGTGCGGGTTATACCGGTGATATTATGCCATTTTTCGACAATGGAAAATTCCATATTTACTTTCTCCATGATGCCAAAAATAAACCGGCAGGAAAAGGATTTCATGATATCCACGAATTTCAAAGTACTGATTTGGCTCATTTCAGCTACGAAGGGCAAGTCATTCCTTATGGAACAACTACCGATGCTGATTTTGGCATCGGTACTGGTTCTGTTGTTAAAGTGGGAAATCTCTATTACTTTTATTACACAGGACACAATGGAACTCCTGCTTTTTTACAATCTAACGCAAGAGAAAGTGTCTTATGTGCTACAAGTCCGGATTTAAAAACATGGACAAAAATACCTTCGTTTAAAATTACGGCACCTGCCGGATATTATAATTTTGATTTTAGAGATCCACATGTTTTTTACAATGAAGAGTTGAGCAAATATTCGATGTTGGTAAGTACACAAACGGAACCAGGCCGAAAAGCGGTGTTGTTGCATTTTACAACTGCTAATCCAGCTTCTGGAAATTGGGATGTTCAGGCACCTATTTATACCACAACTCCACAGGAAAATTATTTGATGATGGAATGTGCTGATATTTTTAAAATGGGGAATTATTGGTATTTAATGTTTTCTGAGAACTGGAGTACTACTAAAGGAACACATTATAAGATGGCAACTTCTATCAACGGACCTTGGACAACACCGCAAAATGATAGAATTGATGGAGAATATTTTTATGCCGGAAAAACAGCTTCTGATGGAAATAAAAGATATGTTTTTGGTTGGAATGCCAGAAAAACACCCGAAACTGATTTAGGCAATAAAGATTGGGCTGGAAATATGGTCATCCATGAGTTAATACAAAATTCAGATGGAACTTTAGGAACTCAGGCGCCACAAGCAGTAAAAAGCTTCTTTTCTAAAAATAGCACTATTGAGGTCGATGCTACTTTAGGAGGTGTTACTGTAAATAATGGTAGTTATAGTTTGAGTAGCACTACCAATAAAGCTATGGTCACTTTTAAGCCTGTTGGTAAAAGAGCCAAAATAAATGCGGAACTTACTTTGACAACTACAACTGGAACTACTGGATTTGTTTTTCATACTAATAATACAGGAAGTTATTATAAAATTGTTTTAGATGCTACAAAAAATGCCATCATAGGATACAATTCAGCTTCACAGGAAACAACCAGAATACCATTTGGATTGCAAGTAAATACAAAATACGATGTGGAAATAATTACCGAAGGCAGTGTAGTGGTATTTTATATTAATGGAAAAGTAGCCTTAACAAACCGTATTTACGGAAGAGATAAGTACAATTGGGGAATTATTGCTGAAGGACAAAGTGCTACAGTTAGTAATCTTCAACTTACACAAGCTGAGTAACATTAAAAAACAGAATAGAAATGAATAAAGGAAAAAACCTTAAGGCGGTAGCTTATGGAGAGGTGCTTTGGGATGTTTTTGGCAATGAAAAAAAGATTGGTGGAGCACCACTAAATGTAGCTTTACGCATGAAAACATTAGGTTGTGAAGTAGGAATGATTAGTTGCGTAGGGAATGATGAGGATGGAGAAGCTATAATCAATCAAGTTAAAAGTTTAGGGCTTGAAACCGATGCTATTATTAAATCGGAAGATTTTCCAACAGGATTGGTTAATGTAACTTTAAACGAACGTGGTTCGGCTAGTTATGAAATTGCATATCCATCGGCTTGGGATAAAATTGTACTGAATGATTTAGCTAAAAATTTAGTTTCAGAAGCTGATGTTTTAATTTACGGGAGTTTAATTTGTAGAGACCAGGTGTCAAGACAAGCACTTGAAGAATTGCTGCAAATGGATGTGTACAAAGTATTTGATGTTAATTTAAGAAAACCACATTATAACTACGAAATTCTAGCACAGTTAATGAATTCGGCCAATTTCATTAAGTTCAATGATGAGGAATTGTTAGAAATAGCCTCAGCCATTAATTCTCCTTTTGAAACTCTGGAAGAAAATATGCTTTTTTTCGCTGAAAAAACGAAAGCTACTGCCATGTGTGTTACTAAAGGGAAACATGGTGCTATATTATTATGGGAAGGACAACTTTATAAAAACGAAGGTTATGCTGTTGTAGTTTCGGATACTGTTGGAGCAGGAGATTCTTTTTTAGCTGCTTTAATTACATCCTTATTAACTGGTAAAGCACCACAAGAATCAATTGATTTTGCTTGCGCAATAGGAGCCTTAGTAGCTCAGGCGCCAGGTGCTAATCCTGATATTTCACTTTCAGCTATTGAGGATTTAATGGCTATGGTAAAAGTGTAATTTATGCAAAAAGGTTGTCTGAAAAGTAGTTTTCAGACAACCTTTTATTATTGTAATCTAATTTTATAGGTGTAAAACTGGGTGTAAAAACCACAAAACCCTAATAATCAGACAATATCGCAGAGAGAAAGGGATTCGAACCCTCGATGCAGTTACCCACATACTAGCTTTCCAGGCTAGCTCCTTCAACCACTCGGACACCTCTCTATTTCGGTTTGCAAATAACACAAAAAAATCTGAGTTACAAAAGCCAAATTGCAATTAATTACATCATTTCTCCTCTTAAAGAAGTTTCAAATACAGTTTGAAAATCTTTGGACGGAATATTTTGGCTTAATAAGAACATCAATTTGGTAATTGCAGCTTCGGTAGTGATGTCTTT
Protein-coding sequences here:
- a CDS encoding SusC/RagA family TonB-linked outer membrane protein, with the translated sequence MKSKIIYFLFFFFPVLLLSAQEGGIKGTVISSDDGMPLPGATVLISGTTSSTVTDLDGNFSFQKINPDATIVVSFVGFAPQSIAVKGQKVINITLKTDDNKLNEVVVTGYSKQKKADITGAVAVVDMKDLMKQPEPNPIKALQGRIAGVKVSSDGSPSGGNTKVVIRGVGTLNNTDPLYVIDGVPTKSGMHELNPNDIETIQVLKDASSASIYGSRASNGVIIITTKKGKAGKMRINFNAYTSFSDYSRKLSVLNADQFGQALWQANINDGLNPNNNNLRYQFDWSVVDNKPQLNKVLVPEYLDANQTLKSANTNWYDEVSQTGVANSYDLSVSNASERGNYVFSLGYYGNQGVVKTTDFERITARMNGSYKYLDGKLVIGENFSFNRTNEVTDPGVLDPALRALPIIPVRTVDGKGWGGPVGGMNDRQNPVRLLEYNKDNKYDYLRLFGNMYADLELVKNLHIKTSFGIDYGFFKKRSLQRSYQSGYLQNDQTSVSIDQSVSDKWTWTNTAIYSLNFGKSNLNLMAGTEMYKEVFDNVGLRKNDFLIETPDYMYPDAGTGESFTSGTSTSYSLLSYFGKADYEFDNRYLLSATIRRDGSSRFGKNNQFGVFPAVSAGWRISNENFIKDNAPVISDLKLRAGWGQTGNQEISNTAVYSLYLASYAGGNPTWNTSFGTAYDIAGNGNGLLPSGFIATQSGNDDLKWETTTQTNIGLDFGLFDQKLSGSVDYYIKKTEDILVLPPYLGVIGEGGNRWVNGASMENEGWEVSLGYHDETSFGLKYDISANISGNKNKITQLPDEVKNNYGGDGLEDNILGRPINSMYGYVADGLFKSQDEVDLWADQDGKGLGRIRYKDLNGDGVITDKDRTWIGNPNPGLIYGFNLGLGYKNFDFSTFWEGTANVDVINNTKYQTDFWSVDDVGSNKGTRLLNAWSLDNPNSTIPALTTVDRNAESRFSTYFVENGSYLKLRVLQLGYSFPKDLLEKLSLETFRFYISGQNLLILDAKNFTGVDPENAGFGYPQPTTFTAGLNFTF
- a CDS encoding RagB/SusD family nutrient uptake outer membrane protein; the protein is MKKIVYIIGFLVLGVFASCSDFLENNPRGVLSEEDIVTPQSIEGFMNAAYAQLGNDHYDSPYSLWPFGNVRSDDAYKGGSGTNDIQNFHFFEVSNNIRPDFGELDNFWYISYVGVSRANKALKALEQISEADYPLKKTRMAEMRFLRGHFYFMLKIMFRSVPYITEDIPVEDYKTISNKQFSNEELWNKIAEDFEAAANDLPETQPQAGRATQKAAYAYLAKTRLYQAYTQDETYTVTGTNTQHLQEVIAATDKVIGKASLEPDFANNFLPGTYENGAESIFSIQFSDNDGTLYGRLNFSDVLSTPQGLGCCDFHKPSQNLVNAFKTGANGLPEFDTYNDTDFDYKNIDANTVDPRLYHTVAMPGLPYKYDPEFLYVEAWVRSPGTYGYYASLKENVAPNCSCVVNIDPFYGNSKNRIQIRYADVILMRAEALIELGRQSEALPLINEIRERAAQSTGRLPYVNNFKINTYVDGTNCNWTQEFARKALRWERRLELAMEGSRFFDLVRWGVTDEVMNAFYAEEKTKRAYYQDAFFDANKEEYCPIPLKQINFSQGLYKQNLDY
- a CDS encoding DUF4960 domain-containing protein codes for the protein MKNFIYKSWTKWSLILALIFMVSACEDSFDTNGLDVDSPSNVTSFEINGVAGTIDQKTATIAVTLPYGTDITAVNPEIILEEGATSNLILNSPINFTNAVKFRVINGNLYKDYTVNVTVLSPIKSFKINNVAATINDVSKTITLVLPEDTNLTALQPVIELTQGVSISPASGTTINFTNAVTFVITANGKTVNYTANVGVPVSGLTVAFLGTAATRAEITNMDEITAANWLFANFTGAKYISFDSVLNGADLSNVDVIWWHFDSATNLPAVAYNPAVTTALKNFRTNGGNLLLTSFASQYVDALGIVPSGKGPNNVFGDFLPAGWVDGNSWGMSFRSHESHPIFNGLTTYETGKAYLLQSGTYRLNHTAWWFVPEWGGYVNGAGWRDQTGGTNLASEGWDDNLDGRVTIAEWPNNNANKNVIVISMGAYDWYNETNGSGVPSQANEFIGNIKLLTQNSINYLAGN
- a CDS encoding glycoside hydrolase family 32 protein — its product is MNYRNIITIASIFFSLLSCNQDDTYIGGSISGGESEIANIFPVPPSLWIGGGSEPYYSAGYTGDIMPFFDNGKFHIYFLHDAKNKPAGKGFHDIHEFQSTDLAHFSYEGQVIPYGTTTDADFGIGTGSVVKVGNLYYFYYTGHNGTPAFLQSNARESVLCATSPDLKTWTKIPSFKITAPAGYYNFDFRDPHVFYNEELSKYSMLVSTQTEPGRKAVLLHFTTANPASGNWDVQAPIYTTTPQENYLMMECADIFKMGNYWYLMFSENWSTTKGTHYKMATSINGPWTTPQNDRIDGEYFYAGKTASDGNKRYVFGWNARKTPETDLGNKDWAGNMVIHELIQNSDGTLGTQAPQAVKSFFSKNSTIEVDATLGGVTVNNGSYSLSSTTNKAMVTFKPVGKRAKINAELTLTTTTGTTGFVFHTNNTGSYYKIVLDATKNAIIGYNSASQETTRIPFGLQVNTKYDVEIITEGSVVVFYINGKVALTNRIYGRDKYNWGIIAEGQSATVSNLQLTQAE
- a CDS encoding carbohydrate kinase family protein; amino-acid sequence: MNKGKNLKAVAYGEVLWDVFGNEKKIGGAPLNVALRMKTLGCEVGMISCVGNDEDGEAIINQVKSLGLETDAIIKSEDFPTGLVNVTLNERGSASYEIAYPSAWDKIVLNDLAKNLVSEADVLIYGSLICRDQVSRQALEELLQMDVYKVFDVNLRKPHYNYEILAQLMNSANFIKFNDEELLEIASAINSPFETLEENMLFFAEKTKATAMCVTKGKHGAILLWEGQLYKNEGYAVVVSDTVGAGDSFLAALITSLLTGKAPQESIDFACAIGALVAQAPGANPDISLSAIEDLMAMVKV